The Actinomycetota bacterium genome includes a region encoding these proteins:
- the serS gene encoding serine--tRNA ligase codes for MLDLRAIREDPGPFRVGLARRGAADDLDRLLNLDAEHRALKVQVEGLRAEQNRISKEIGRSSQEAREALLEQAAHASSRLKELEPRLQDVTDEVDALLARLPNVPHQSTPDGQGDEDNTVERVVGEPPSFPFPVKDHVELGEALGALDTERAARTSGSRFAYLLGPSVWLQFALVRYALDRVTAHGFVPVIPPVLVREEAMFGTGFLPTDEAQLYVTREDDLYLVGTSEVPLASFHADEILEQDALPIRYAGYSTCFRREAGTYGKDTRGIFRLHQFDKVEMFSFCAPERSWDEHDFLVSIQEDIVAGLGLAYRVVNVCTGELGASAAKKLDLEAWFPGQDRYREVTSCSNCTDYQARRLGVRERRAEGNRPVHTLNGTAVAIGRTLIAILENHQQQDGSVRVPEVLHPYLPESLQVLRPA; via the coding sequence ATGCTCGACCTCAGGGCCATTCGCGAGGATCCCGGCCCCTTTCGGGTCGGCCTGGCCCGCCGGGGCGCCGCCGATGACCTCGACCGCCTGCTGAATCTGGACGCCGAGCATCGTGCCCTGAAGGTCCAGGTCGAGGGGCTGCGGGCGGAGCAGAACCGGATCTCGAAGGAGATCGGCCGTTCCTCACAGGAGGCTCGTGAGGCCCTGCTGGAACAGGCTGCGCATGCGTCCAGCCGGCTGAAGGAGCTCGAGCCCCGCCTCCAGGACGTGACCGACGAGGTGGACGCGCTGCTGGCCCGGCTGCCGAACGTCCCTCACCAGTCCACGCCCGACGGCCAGGGCGACGAGGACAACACGGTGGAACGAGTGGTGGGCGAGCCGCCCTCCTTCCCCTTCCCGGTGAAGGACCACGTGGAGCTGGGGGAGGCACTGGGCGCGCTGGACACGGAACGGGCCGCCCGGACGTCGGGGTCCCGGTTCGCCTACCTGCTGGGGCCATCGGTGTGGCTCCAGTTCGCGCTGGTCCGCTACGCCCTCGACCGCGTGACCGCCCACGGCTTCGTCCCGGTGATCCCGCCGGTGCTGGTGCGGGAGGAGGCCATGTTCGGCACCGGGTTCCTGCCGACCGACGAGGCGCAGCTGTACGTCACCCGGGAGGACGACCTGTACCTGGTGGGGACCTCCGAGGTGCCGCTGGCCTCGTTCCACGCGGACGAGATCCTGGAGCAGGACGCATTGCCGATCCGGTACGCGGGCTACTCGACGTGCTTTCGGCGGGAGGCCGGGACCTACGGCAAGGACACCCGCGGCATCTTCCGCCTGCACCAGTTCGACAAGGTCGAGATGTTCAGCTTCTGCGCGCCCGAGCGATCCTGGGACGAGCACGACTTCCTGGTCTCGATCCAGGAGGACATCGTGGCCGGCCTGGGACTGGCCTACCGAGTGGTGAACGTGTGCACCGGCGAGCTGGGGGCCTCCGCGGCCAAGAAGCTCGACCTCGAAGCGTGGTTCCCGGGCCAGGATCGGTACCGGGAGGTCACGTCGTGCTCGAACTGCACCGACTACCAGGCCCGCCGGCTCGGCGTGCGCGAGCGGCGTGCGGAGGGGAACCGGCCGGTGCACACGCTGAACGGCACTGCGGTGGCCATCGGGCGGACCCTGATCGCGATCCTCGAGAACCACCAGCAGCAGGACGGCTCGGTCCGGGTTCCCGAAGTCCTGCACCCCTACCTGCCCGAGTCCCTCCAGGTCCTGCGGCCGGCCTGA
- a CDS encoding polymer-forming cytoskeletal protein — protein MRRRDDAGAGPDAPAPLIREQEVRSMAAEGEVTVVGQGAKLEGTLVSAGSLRIDGAVKGQINAEGDVMLSPQSQVEADIRADSVTVAGRFKGNIFVKGKAELARGGRIDGNVTSKVLVIQEGGIFCGQSMMDQEHAAHTAVPAAGTSTAPAGNAHGAEPAKTPTPSSEASSERARVT, from the coding sequence ATGCGCAGACGAGACGACGCGGGAGCTGGGCCGGACGCACCGGCCCCGCTCATCAGGGAACAGGAGGTCCGGTCCATGGCGGCAGAGGGTGAGGTCACGGTGGTCGGCCAGGGTGCGAAGCTCGAGGGCACGCTGGTCTCGGCGGGGTCGCTCCGAATCGACGGGGCGGTGAAGGGCCAGATCAACGCCGAGGGCGACGTCATGCTCAGCCCCCAGAGCCAGGTGGAAGCGGACATCCGTGCGGACAGCGTGACGGTGGCCGGTCGGTTCAAGGGGAACATCTTCGTCAAGGGGAAGGCCGAGCTGGCCCGGGGCGGCCGCATCGACGGGAACGTCACGTCGAAGGTCCTGGTGATCCAGGAGGGCGGCATCTTCTGCGGCCAGAGCATGATGGACCAGGAGCACGCCGCGCACACCGCGGTCCCGGCCGCGGGAACCTCCACGGCCCCGGCCGGCAACGCTCACGGGGCGGAGCCGGCCAAGACGCCCACCCCTTCTTCCGAGGCGTCGTCGGAGCGGGCCAGAGTCACCTAG
- a CDS encoding DUF4446 family protein — MAFSSKILTLLVLVALGLDVLALFILASGAGRRRRPPERVPIVMDETLRGILEGHARTMQRLDAAVGRLAAEDARLSEVLAGAVQNVALIRYDAFEDMGGRLSFSCALLDAQGDGVVVTSINGRQDTRVYAKPVRRGTSEYNLSEEEEQAIRDALTGRRQILEAG, encoded by the coding sequence TTGGCCTTTTCCTCGAAGATCCTGACCCTCCTCGTCCTGGTCGCTCTGGGGCTGGACGTGCTGGCGCTGTTCATCCTGGCGTCTGGCGCCGGCCGGCGCCGCCGGCCGCCTGAGCGCGTCCCCATCGTGATGGACGAGACGCTTCGGGGGATCCTGGAGGGGCACGCCCGCACCATGCAGCGGCTGGACGCCGCCGTCGGCCGGCTGGCGGCGGAGGACGCGCGCCTGTCGGAGGTGCTGGCCGGCGCCGTCCAGAACGTCGCGCTCATTCGCTACGACGCGTTCGAGGACATGGGCGGCCGGCTGTCGTTCTCGTGCGCCCTGCTGGACGCGCAAGGGGATGGCGTGGTGGTCACCTCGATCAACGGACGGCAGGACACCCGGGTGTACGCGAAGCCGGTCCGCCGTGGCACCAGCGAGTACAACCTCTCCGAGGAGGAGGAGCAGGCCATCCGCGACGCCCTCACCGGGCGGCGCCAGATCCTGGAGGCTGGATGA
- the larB gene encoding nickel pincer cofactor biosynthesis protein LarB, with translation MDERSLTQLLRGVAEGDRTVDDALEELRNLPYEGLAGARIDHHRELRTGQAEAVFAPGKTLEQVRAAAAALVQRTTGPVFVTRATPEQFHAVREVVPAAEYHPRSGLVVAKRGGNGSVLGSVAVVSAGTSDQPVAEEASATASALAMSVDLIEDVGVAGIHRLLDQRERIDTADCVVVVAGMEGALPSVVAGLTSRPVIAVPTSVGYGASFEGLAALLAMLSSCAPGIAVVNIDNGFGAALVAHRILRTRAADRT, from the coding sequence GTGGACGAACGATCGTTGACACAACTTCTTCGAGGGGTCGCGGAGGGCGACCGGACGGTGGACGACGCCCTCGAAGAGCTCCGGAACTTGCCCTACGAGGGTCTCGCCGGGGCCCGCATCGACCATCACCGGGAGCTCCGGACCGGCCAGGCCGAGGCCGTCTTCGCTCCGGGCAAGACCCTGGAACAGGTTCGGGCCGCCGCCGCGGCCCTGGTGCAGCGCACGACCGGGCCGGTGTTCGTGACCAGGGCCACGCCCGAGCAGTTCCACGCCGTGCGGGAGGTCGTCCCGGCCGCCGAATACCATCCGCGCTCCGGCCTGGTCGTGGCCAAGCGGGGCGGGAACGGCTCGGTGCTCGGATCGGTCGCCGTGGTGTCGGCGGGAACGTCCGACCAGCCGGTTGCCGAGGAGGCCTCCGCCACCGCGTCGGCCCTGGCCATGTCCGTGGACCTGATCGAGGACGTCGGTGTGGCCGGCATCCACCGGCTCCTGGACCAGCGGGAACGGATCGACACGGCCGACTGCGTGGTGGTGGTGGCCGGCATGGAAGGTGCCCTCCCGTCGGTGGTCGCCGGGCTCACCTCCCGTCCGGTGATCGCGGTCCCGACCAGCGTCGGCTACGGGGCCTCCTTCGAGGGTCTGGCCGCGTTGCTGGCTATGCTGTCCTCCTGCGCGCCCGGGATCGCCGTGGTCAACATCGACAACGGCTTCGGCGCTGCGCTGGTCGCCCACCGGATCCTGCGGACGCGGGCCGCGGATCGGACCTAG
- the larC gene encoding nickel pincer cofactor biosynthesis protein LarC, translated as MRIAYFDCIAGISGDMALGALLDAGADFDEIRRQLSSLPVEPFDFELEEVETFGIRATQVTVRARASGIIRTYASIRALLDAADLTPDVRHTAQRVFRRLAEAEAKVHHKEVDLVTFHEIGAVDSIVDITGTAVALSVLGIERVFASPVPTGLGMMRTEHGAMPIPGPAVVELLRGAPMYSRGVPVELVTPTGAAILSALAEGYGDLPLMRVESVGYGVGSHRLDFPNILRVMVGTEEETHRHAPSPEQQSGDVMLETNIDDLNPELYEYVMERLFAAGAQDAWLTPIVMKKSRPAVTVSVLCSAERAEGIRSVLFRETGTLGIRAVMVSKEALDRELMKVETSHGPVAVKVGFLEGQAVTVAPEFEDCTRAAREAGVPARDVYEEALRLAREELDRS; from the coding sequence GTGCGGATCGCCTACTTCGACTGCATCGCCGGGATCTCCGGCGACATGGCCCTGGGAGCGCTGCTCGACGCCGGCGCGGACTTCGACGAGATTCGCAGGCAGCTGTCGTCGCTCCCGGTCGAGCCGTTCGACTTCGAGCTGGAGGAGGTCGAGACCTTCGGGATCCGGGCCACCCAGGTCACGGTCCGGGCCCGGGCCAGTGGGATCATCCGGACCTACGCCAGCATCCGGGCCCTGCTCGACGCGGCCGACCTGACCCCGGACGTCCGCCACACCGCCCAGCGCGTGTTCCGGCGCCTGGCGGAGGCCGAGGCGAAGGTCCACCATAAGGAAGTCGACCTGGTCACGTTCCACGAGATCGGCGCCGTGGACTCGATCGTCGATATCACCGGGACCGCCGTGGCGCTCTCGGTGCTTGGCATCGAGCGCGTGTTCGCCTCGCCGGTGCCAACCGGACTCGGGATGATGAGGACGGAGCACGGCGCGATGCCCATCCCGGGCCCGGCCGTGGTGGAGCTGCTCCGGGGAGCGCCGATGTACTCCCGCGGCGTCCCCGTCGAGCTGGTCACGCCCACCGGGGCGGCGATCCTGTCGGCCCTGGCGGAGGGATACGGGGACCTCCCGCTCATGCGCGTGGAGTCCGTGGGGTACGGCGTGGGCTCGCACCGGCTGGACTTCCCGAACATCCTGCGGGTGATGGTGGGAACCGAGGAGGAAACACACCGCCACGCGCCCTCGCCCGAGCAGCAGTCCGGCGACGTGATGCTCGAGACCAACATCGACGACCTGAACCCGGAGCTCTACGAGTACGTGATGGAGCGGCTGTTCGCCGCGGGGGCCCAGGACGCGTGGCTGACCCCGATCGTCATGAAGAAGAGCCGTCCGGCGGTGACGGTTTCCGTCCTGTGCTCCGCGGAGCGAGCCGAGGGAATCCGCTCGGTGCTGTTCCGTGAGACCGGCACGCTGGGGATTCGGGCGGTCATGGTTTCCAAGGAAGCCCTCGACCGGGAGCTGATGAAGGTCGAGACCTCCCACGGCCCGGTCGCCGTGAAGGTCGGGTTCCTCGAGGGGCAGGCGGTGACGGTGGCGCCGGAGTTCGAGGACTGCACACGGGCGGCCCGAGAGGCCGGGGTCCCGGCCCGGGACGTGTACGAGGAAGCGCTGCGCCTGGCCCGCGAGGAACTGGACCGGAGCTGA
- a CDS encoding VOC family protein: MAALELRWPNWIGVVAEDLEAQRRFYRDILGLRELDAGDGWVQFDMGWPNMLEVLQRSDEPHYDRPRFQTGFAVDDIHAARQEMIARGATPLTDIDGGPDSGGYWCYFADPEGNVFEISQRVGESWS, translated from the coding sequence GTGGCAGCGCTGGAGCTGAGGTGGCCGAACTGGATCGGTGTGGTGGCGGAGGACCTGGAGGCGCAGCGGAGGTTCTACCGGGACATCCTGGGGCTCCGGGAGCTGGACGCCGGCGACGGCTGGGTGCAGTTCGACATGGGGTGGCCGAACATGCTGGAGGTCCTCCAGCGCTCCGACGAGCCCCACTACGACCGGCCCCGGTTCCAGACCGGGTTCGCGGTGGACGACATCCACGCCGCTCGCCAGGAGATGATCGCCCGCGGCGCGACGCCGCTCACCGACATCGACGGCGGCCCCGACTCGGGCGGCTACTGGTGTTACTTCGCAGACCCCGAGGGGAACGTCTTCGAGATCAGCCAGCGCGTGGGCGAGTCCTGGTCGTAA
- a CDS encoding trypsin-like peptidase domain-containing protein, protein MGEPGEDEALDAYSRVVVRVAELLSPSVANLRVWKRLGGRGRIEGGGSAVAVTPDGFLLTSAHVVTGTDRGIATFVDGRELDLEIVGTDPLSDLAVVRTSGSELTPAVLGDAAHLRVGQLVVAMGNPFGFAGSVTAGVVSALGRSIPTRVGSATRLVENVIQTDAALHPGNSGGALAESTGRLIGINTAVIGPGMGQGLGLAIPINDATRRIVAALMTDGQVRRAYLGIAGGPRPLPPRVAADVGRQRGIEIVEIVPGSPAARAGIRSEDLLVEVDATPVEGMDDLQRLMDGSAIGRTMPIRIYRQGRTLTLDVTPAELSA, encoded by the coding sequence ATGGGCGAGCCCGGGGAGGACGAAGCCCTCGACGCCTACTCGCGCGTGGTGGTACGGGTGGCCGAGCTGCTGTCTCCGTCCGTGGCCAACCTCCGCGTGTGGAAGCGGCTCGGTGGACGTGGGCGCATCGAGGGCGGGGGCAGCGCGGTGGCGGTCACCCCCGATGGATTCCTGCTCACCTCGGCTCACGTGGTGACCGGGACCGACCGCGGCATCGCCACGTTCGTGGACGGACGCGAGCTCGACCTGGAGATCGTGGGCACCGACCCGCTCTCGGATCTCGCGGTGGTGCGGACGTCGGGCTCGGAGCTCACCCCCGCGGTCCTCGGCGACGCGGCACACCTCCGGGTGGGCCAGCTGGTGGTGGCCATGGGGAACCCGTTCGGGTTCGCCGGCTCGGTCACGGCTGGAGTGGTGAGCGCGCTGGGCCGGTCGATCCCCACCCGGGTGGGCTCGGCCACGAGGCTGGTGGAGAACGTGATCCAGACGGACGCCGCACTGCACCCTGGGAACTCGGGGGGCGCGCTGGCGGAGAGCACGGGACGGCTGATCGGGATCAACACCGCCGTCATCGGGCCGGGGATGGGGCAGGGACTCGGGCTGGCCATCCCCATCAACGACGCCACCCGTCGCATCGTGGCCGCGTTGATGACCGACGGGCAGGTCCGGCGGGCCTACCTCGGCATCGCCGGCGGACCGCGGCCGCTGCCGCCGCGCGTGGCCGCCGACGTCGGACGGCAGCGCGGGATCGAGATCGTGGAGATCGTTCCCGGAAGCCCCGCCGCCCGGGCCGGCATCCGTTCCGAGGACCTCCTGGTCGAGGTCGACGCCACCCCGGTCGAAGGCATGGACGACCTCCAGCGGCTCATGGACGGCTCCGCGATCGGGCGCACCATGCCCATCCGGATCTACCGCCAGGGACGCACGCTGACGCTCGACGTGACCCCGGCCGAGCTCTCGGCCTGA
- a CDS encoding MoxR family ATPase — protein MNGRTDATHRFGSPAEVKERLAAARYLADDHLAVTIYLADHLDKPVLCEGPAGVGKTELAKAVSEATGHPLIRLQCYEGLDEAKALYEWNYKKQLLRIQADSGELDWDRVEQDIFSEDFLLSRPLLTAIRSPSPVVLLIDEIDRLEVETEALLLEVLSDWQVSIPEMGTVRASSQPFVVLTSNNTRELSEALKRRCLFLHMDYPTVEREREIILARVPGIDDGFAEQIARIVRTIRGFDLKKPPSVSETLDWARTLLLLGMDRVDGEVTRDTLSLLLKYQQDIERVQEGLVAKER, from the coding sequence ATGAACGGCCGGACGGATGCGACGCACCGGTTCGGCTCGCCCGCCGAGGTCAAGGAGCGGCTGGCGGCCGCCCGGTACCTCGCGGACGACCACCTCGCCGTCACGATCTACCTGGCCGACCATCTCGACAAGCCGGTCCTGTGCGAGGGGCCGGCGGGTGTGGGCAAGACGGAGCTGGCCAAGGCGGTGTCCGAGGCCACCGGGCACCCGTTGATCCGGCTCCAGTGCTACGAGGGGCTGGACGAAGCCAAGGCGCTGTATGAATGGAACTACAAGAAGCAGCTCCTCCGGATCCAGGCCGACTCCGGGGAGCTCGACTGGGACCGGGTGGAGCAGGACATCTTCAGCGAGGACTTCCTGTTGTCCCGGCCGCTGCTCACGGCCATTCGCTCGCCGTCGCCGGTGGTGCTCCTGATCGATGAGATCGACCGGCTGGAGGTGGAGACCGAAGCGCTGCTGCTCGAGGTCCTGTCCGACTGGCAGGTGTCCATCCCGGAGATGGGGACGGTCCGCGCCAGCAGTCAGCCCTTCGTCGTCCTCACCTCGAACAACACGCGCGAGCTGTCCGAGGCCCTGAAGCGGCGGTGCCTGTTCCTGCACATGGACTATCCGACTGTGGAACGCGAGCGGGAGATCATCCTGGCCCGGGTACCCGGGATCGACGACGGCTTCGCGGAGCAGATCGCGCGGATCGTCCGGACCATCCGGGGGTTCGACCTCAAGAAGCCGCCTTCGGTGTCGGAGACGCTCGACTGGGCCCGGACGCTCCTGCTGCTCGGCATGGACCGGGTGGACGGCGAGGTCACCCGCGACACGCTCTCCCTGTTGTTGAAGTACCAGCAGGACATCGAGCGGGTGCAGGAGGGTCTGGTAGCGAAGGAGCGCTGA